A single window of Candidatus Methylomirabilis limnetica DNA harbors:
- a CDS encoding glycosyltransferase, producing the protein MSDLPKVSIVIPCRNEGQLIGKCLDSIVANDYPKDRLEVLVVDGISEDETRMTVQSYAHDYAFIRLLNNPKKITPVALNMISLE; encoded by the coding sequence TTGAGTGATCTTCCCAAAGTCTCTATCGTCATTCCTTGCCGGAACGAGGGACAGTTGATCGGCAAATGCCTCGATTCCATCGTTGCCAATGATTACCCTAAGGATCGCCTTGAGGTACTGGTGGTCGATGGGATAAGTGAGGACGAGACCCGGATGACTGTGCAGAGCTATGCTCATGACTATGCATTTATCAGGCTGTTGAATAATCCGAAAAAAATTACCCCGGTTGCTCTTAATATGATTTCGCTAGAGTAA
- a CDS encoding glycosyltransferase: MAISQLRVAVFTSQAPWGKSESFVLTEIAELRRLVEAVLVIPVRPGSALFHGELARRIGQYTIRLPVINPMILGYVAAATLWSPRRVGQAFAEIIKGATSFRVLMKNLAVFPKAVYVARLIRQFGAHHIHAHWASVPATMALVVSRLTGVSWSFTAYRWDIAEDNLLRAKLLSASFARVASLGGQNEILDITGVRECQTLFTIHTGTEVLEDGGALCLRSDREFSIGCMANLVEKKGHCYLIEACRLLQQRGWRFICHIVGDGPLRESLEALVREYGLHECVRLWGAIPHDEVIRMLRRREIDLVVLPSIHTMNGEREGIPNVLVEALAHRVPTISTTTGEIPELLGDGAGVLVKPADAGALADAIQLVMEDSAYSESLVETGFARVSADFNIRTVAERLVTLMEGFGGIG; encoded by the coding sequence ATGGCCATCTCTCAGCTTCGAGTTGCTGTGTTCACCTCTCAGGCCCCATGGGGGAAGAGCGAGTCGTTCGTGTTGACGGAGATCGCCGAGCTTCGGCGCCTGGTCGAGGCCGTCCTTGTAATTCCGGTCCGGCCAGGTTCTGCACTTTTTCATGGCGAGTTGGCCCGTAGGATAGGTCAGTATACGATTCGGCTACCGGTGATCAACCCCATGATTCTGGGCTACGTGGCCGCCGCGACCCTCTGGTCGCCAAGACGTGTGGGGCAGGCGTTCGCGGAAATCATCAAGGGCGCAACAAGCTTTCGCGTATTGATGAAAAACCTTGCAGTGTTTCCTAAAGCTGTGTACGTCGCCAGACTCATTCGGCAATTCGGGGCTCATCATATCCACGCCCATTGGGCATCGGTGCCCGCCACCATGGCCCTCGTAGTCTCTCGTCTTACAGGAGTGTCATGGAGCTTTACTGCCTACCGTTGGGATATTGCCGAGGATAACCTCCTCCGCGCTAAGCTCCTATCTGCTAGCTTCGCTCGCGTCGCTTCGCTTGGTGGTCAGAACGAGATTCTTGACATTACTGGGGTAAGGGAGTGCCAGACTCTTTTCACCATCCACACGGGCACTGAAGTACTGGAGGATGGAGGCGCACTATGTCTCAGGAGCGATCGGGAGTTCTCGATTGGATGCATGGCAAACCTTGTAGAAAAGAAGGGGCACTGTTACTTAATTGAGGCCTGTCGATTGCTCCAGCAGCGGGGCTGGCGTTTCATCTGTCACATCGTGGGTGATGGACCCCTCCGGGAAAGCCTCGAAGCCTTAGTGCGCGAGTATGGACTGCACGAATGTGTACGGTTATGGGGCGCCATCCCGCACGACGAGGTCATTCGTATGCTCCGACGCCGAGAGATCGATCTAGTTGTCCTTCCCAGCATACACACGATGAACGGCGAGCGCGAAGGGATTCCAAATGTGTTGGTGGAGGCTTTGGCGCATAGAGTGCCGACGATCTCAACGACCACCGGGGAAATTCCTGAGCTGCTTGGCGACGGCGCTGGAGTCCTTGTCAAGCCGGCCGACGCGGGGGCTCTGGCCGACGCTATCCAGTTAGTTATGGAGGACTCCGCCTATTCGGAAAGCTTAGTTGAAACTGGATTCGCTAGGGTTTCAGCCGATTTCAATATCCGAACGGTGGCTGAGCGGCTCGTAACACTCATGGAAGGCTTCGGCGGGATTGGGTAG
- a CDS encoding glycosyltransferase: MKILYIIGGLGMGGAERQLLYLAESIARLADVTVVSLSESDIGLQPEFERLVGVQTVLCPKRPGIDTLLIPRLVTLFRRERPVIVHTYLRTAGYWGRVAAYLAGVPIRISSERNIEIERGSFANVLDRILSWVTDRVVVNADAIRDYLIHTEGLDPLKIDVIYNGVPASHALLGPEMHTMRRELGLGEFEYVVGFIGRLVPQKNPGLFLEMAQAVLRSGLRCGFLLVGDGPLRATLGEQARNLEIDKSVRFAGVRNDVPRILGVIDLLVLTSDWEGLPNVILEAFAAGVPTVATNVGGVGELLADGVTGYIVPPRDVPTLVDRVIRMLSDRDFQGQCGRHGREYVQSRFSISVMIDQTVALYNSVLRSRGLPDLRPG; encoded by the coding sequence ATGAAGATCCTGTATATCATCGGCGGCCTAGGTATGGGAGGTGCAGAGCGACAGCTCCTTTATCTGGCTGAAAGCATCGCCCGGCTTGCGGACGTGACCGTAGTCTCTCTTTCCGAGTCCGACATTGGATTGCAGCCGGAGTTCGAGCGTCTGGTTGGAGTGCAAACCGTTCTCTGTCCCAAGCGCCCAGGGATAGACACCTTGCTCATCCCGCGCCTTGTGACCTTGTTTCGGCGTGAGCGTCCAGTCATTGTGCATACGTATCTCAGGACGGCGGGTTACTGGGGGCGAGTGGCTGCATACCTAGCCGGCGTCCCAATCCGTATATCTAGCGAACGGAATATTGAAATTGAACGAGGCAGCTTTGCAAATGTGTTAGACCGAATACTGTCATGGGTGACGGATCGAGTAGTCGTGAACGCCGATGCCATTCGAGACTACCTTATCCATACTGAAGGGTTGGATCCACTGAAGATCGACGTCATCTATAACGGGGTCCCGGCCTCTCATGCGCTTCTGGGGCCCGAAATGCACACGATGCGCCGGGAACTCGGATTAGGGGAGTTCGAATATGTGGTGGGGTTCATCGGTCGTCTTGTTCCCCAGAAGAACCCTGGATTGTTTCTTGAGATGGCTCAGGCCGTTCTCCGCAGCGGTCTCAGGTGCGGGTTCTTATTGGTTGGGGACGGACCGTTGCGGGCAACACTTGGCGAGCAGGCTCGCAATCTTGAAATCGACAAATCTGTCCGATTTGCTGGAGTTCGGAACGACGTGCCTCGTATCCTTGGTGTGATCGACCTCCTGGTCCTGACATCGGACTGGGAGGGCCTCCCCAACGTCATTCTCGAGGCGTTCGCGGCAGGCGTTCCCACTGTAGCCACCAATGTGGGAGGCGTTGGTGAGTTGCTCGCGGATGGGGTTACGGGATACATAGTACCGCCGCGTGATGTGCCAACGCTCGTTGACCGCGTTATTCGCATGCTAAGCGATAGGGATTTTCAAGGCCAGTGTGGGAGGCACGGACGCGAGTACGTCCAATCTCGCTTTTCGATCTCCGTGATGATTGACCAGACCGTTGCCCTCTACAACTCAGTATTGCGGAGTCGGGGTCTTCCCGACCTTCGGCCTGGCTAG
- a CDS encoding O-antigen ligase family protein: MFQRTEVLGRPNRTAVWLGATIGAATVGLWLMSSLSRQDGIYWFLAGLDLVLSFIFYPFGVLQFIFLNLIGELTFEDASQLTPVRILGLVIVFRRLIDLAFRGMPLKMAKAPMLVWAFLFMLSLGVSIFASQDISESLTVLFTYVQLLIMFFLVIDFVRGEGEFKYLLMVFVLSSLVNAGFAIYQFHFENMARVGGTIGNANRFGIIQLVLLCLIAPVFGSLSAGWLRFAMWLALGPIAYSILLSFSRGAFVAAVAVLLYYLLFLRSGGVRPKVALVVVILAAFVLAPEGFYDRIDTIRIALSGTQLREGSIPTRLLYYRAGVQMGLDHPLTGVGLGQFNRHIATYANLRTVEARGAHNMYVSVFAETGIIGLIAFLGFLATSFVAVRGRQRLSLLGTRFGTAFANSAELGNTALLFGGLFASLEYSKVLWILLALAAAVRKPDNSEDVVLG, translated from the coding sequence ATGTTTCAAAGGACAGAAGTGTTGGGGCGCCCTAATCGTACTGCCGTGTGGCTGGGTGCAACCATTGGCGCTGCCACCGTTGGGTTATGGCTGATGAGCAGCCTCTCTCGTCAAGATGGGATTTATTGGTTTCTAGCTGGACTGGATCTAGTGTTGAGCTTTATCTTCTACCCCTTCGGCGTGCTCCAATTTATCTTTCTGAATCTAATCGGCGAGCTCACTTTTGAAGATGCGTCTCAATTGACTCCGGTGAGAATTCTGGGACTTGTGATTGTCTTTCGGCGATTGATTGATCTGGCTTTTCGTGGAATGCCCTTGAAGATGGCGAAGGCTCCCATGCTGGTCTGGGCTTTCCTATTTATGCTTTCACTTGGCGTTTCGATCTTCGCCTCACAAGATATTTCCGAAAGCTTGACAGTTTTATTTACCTATGTACAGCTTCTAATTATGTTCTTTCTCGTCATTGATTTTGTGCGCGGCGAGGGAGAATTCAAGTATCTTCTCATGGTGTTCGTTCTCAGTAGCTTGGTGAACGCAGGGTTCGCGATATATCAATTTCACTTCGAGAACATGGCGCGAGTCGGAGGCACGATTGGAAATGCGAACCGATTTGGTATCATCCAACTCGTCCTGCTCTGCCTGATCGCACCTGTTTTCGGATCATTATCAGCAGGCTGGCTGAGGTTTGCTATGTGGCTTGCCTTGGGCCCGATTGCCTACAGTATCTTACTCTCATTCTCGCGTGGGGCTTTCGTCGCCGCTGTGGCTGTACTTTTGTACTACTTACTGTTCTTGCGATCTGGCGGAGTTCGGCCCAAAGTGGCTCTGGTTGTGGTCATCCTTGCGGCTTTCGTGTTGGCGCCAGAGGGTTTCTACGATCGCATCGACACTATCCGGATCGCCCTATCCGGGACACAGCTACGGGAGGGGTCAATTCCGACGCGGCTTCTTTACTACAGAGCGGGCGTCCAGATGGGTCTGGATCATCCCTTAACTGGTGTTGGCCTTGGACAATTCAACCGCCATATTGCGACTTACGCCAATCTGCGTACGGTGGAAGCCCGCGGGGCGCATAATATGTACGTCTCGGTGTTCGCCGAGACGGGTATAATCGGTCTTATCGCATTCCTAGGATTTCTCGCCACGAGCTTTGTGGCGGTCAGAGGTCGCCAACGACTGAGCTTGTTGGGGACAAGATTCGGGACAGCCTTTGCCAACAGTGCGGAGTTAGGGAATACGGCTCTCCTGTTCGGTGGACTGTTCGCGAGCTTGGAGTACTCAAAGGTTCTCTGGATACTGTTAGCGCTTGCCGCGGCGGTACGGAAACCTGATAACAGTGAGGACGTGGTACTTGGATGA